Below is a window of Tolypothrix bouteillei VB521301 DNA.
AATTAATGCAGTTTTTGCTTTTGGTGAAGAATTAGGTTGGCGAGGACTTTTACAAACAGAGCTAAATTTTATAGGTTTCTGGAAGTCATCTGCAATTATTGGTCTCACTTGGGGGGTATGGCACGCTCCACTCATTCTACAAGGACATAATTATCCCCAGCATCCTCAAATTGGTGTTTTTATGATGGTCGTCTTGACTTTATTGTTATCCCCTATATTCAGTTACATTACAATGAAATCGAAATCAGTAATTGCTGCTGCTATTATGCATGGCACTTTAAATGCAATTGCTGGGCTCCCCGTCTTATTGACTGAGGGAGGAAATGATTTGACAGTTGGTATGAGTGGTTTTGCGGGATTTATTGCGATCGCCATCGTCGTCATATGTCTTTTTACCTATGATTATTTCTTAGCTAAAGAGCCTTTAATGTCAAAGTGAAGATCTGTAAGCTGTTCTTGCATATAATTTGCACATTCTAAGATTGTGGGAAAATCAGTCAAACCCTCCCCTCTCAGTCAGCATGAGAAAATTAAAAATGGTAGTGCAAAATTCTAACTACTTGTACTGTTAGCCATGCGAGAAGGTAAAAAGCCAGAATAGCTTTCCTCTCGATGTTTATTGCGCTGTTCGATCTGTTTTTCTACAACTTTCAGACGGTCTTGCAAACCTTTAAGAACCGCAATCGCTCGCGGATCGTAAAAACTATTGACACCGAAATCTGTAAATGCTTTTACATCAAGCTTGACACCAGTTCCCTCTATGACGCTAATTTGTGCGAAGGTTGGTTCTATGCCAGGAAGAAAACTGGTTAAATTTTTCTCCAATTCTATCGTCCCTTTAACCGTAGGAATAGGCTGATAAATCGCTCCAGGCATATTAGGAACAAAAGACATATACTGATATTGAATCCACGCAATGGCTGAGTGTTGCGGACCTGCTGTGAAAATAATTTGTGTCAGCAAGTTAATCAACTGGTCGCGATCGCTCAACTGCTGAGGTAAGGAAGCTACACCAAAGCCTCTATCACTTACGGGTTTCCGTAAAGCTGTTAACCAATTTTGCAACTCGAAATCCTCTTGAATATCTTGAGAAGATTTGTAGTAAATGTCTATATACCGATTGACATACTCAAACAGAGCATCCCAAACGAGCAAACCGTCATCTCGATAGGGAAAATTTTTTAATATAGAGCGATCGCCTACACCACGCAGACGTAAATTGTTTGGGAGTGCATAGTTGCTAAAGTTGTCAAACATCTCGGAGACACCAAGATTAGCCAGATGAAGCGAGCTTTCAAGAGTACTTCCTAAAAGGATATCTACGTATCCTCCTGGATTAATCAACACTCGATCCCCAAAGGCATTGATTGCCATTGTAAACTCAAAATGCGGTTTCAATAGCACGTGTACTGGATGAAGATCGGGGAGTTCGCGTACAGTTGCTAGTGCAATTGGTTCCAGAGCAAGATGGGTTTGACCTAAGTGACGTACCAATGCATGAACGGAAAAGTCAGCCATTTGAGCGATTAGCTTGGCTAAAGTCCAGTCCACTCCATCCATAGGAGTACAAAGCAAACTTTTTTGGGGTATTTGTCCCAGTTGAATGGCAATGGGGATTAAACGCCAACCAGCCCGGTTGCGATCGGCGTAATAGAGAGCGATGGGAGCGCACAGATATTGGTTTTCTTTTGCCGTAACGCCATTGGCATTAAGTATTGCATAGTCGGTTACAAACAAACTGCCATTTGTGGTAGCACTTTCGAGGGTTTCACTGGCGTATCCCGTTCCTCTAGCAGCACTGAGAACGGTTTGAAAAATATCATTCGTTATCCCAAGTTTTTCTTGGAGATTATACTTGAGTGCCAAAACGTTGGTAATTTCCATGGGATTGGGACCCCAAAGTCTTTGTCCTGCAAATGTAGCATCGCTGCGAAAGGTTTTGGCAATATCTGGTAGGGGTAAGACTTTAAAAACATTTGTGTAGTCTTCTAGTGTTAGAAAGGGTTTGGGGTTTTGTAAAAATGCTTGTTGATTCTCTGTAATTTTCTGGCTTATGCTTGCTTGATTCTTGCTATATTCATCATCAAAAACCTCCTGGGTTGGTAAAGTTGCTACGCGAATAGAGTTTGGTAGTCGAGATGTTAATTTATATTCAGAGCGTGCAATCTCAAGCTGCTGTTGGCGTTCTTTTTGGGCTGCTAACGAATTTTTTTGAGGTAAAGTTGGGATTTGAGAATTCTTGGGAAGTTTGGGTTGAGTTTTGCTTGCTAGGAAACGTTCCAAGCCAAGCGCACACGTGAAACCTAGGATCGCTAACACGGTTCGACGCGGGAGAACGTACTGCTTGATTAATTGTTGGAGTTGTTGTTGTCGGTTAGGCGATCCCATGATAGTGTTTCTCCCAAAAATTTGACTCCTTACATCTGGCACCAAAGTATGAATACTGAATTTTTATGTATTCAATAGACATATATTTTTATCAATAACACGAAAAATCGGAGTTTATAGCCTGCGTAGGCAGGCTTTGTTTGTATAGCCTCATCCTTTTAGGGTGTAGGTGCAAGATATAAGACTCCAGACTAACACCAATAAAACGTGGTTGGCGAGGCTAAATACGGGGACTGTAAACTTTGTAGATTTTTACCATCAATCAAAGCCCCCCGTCCTAAACAGAGGGCTTTTATTTTAGCTAGCTAGAATAACCAAAACTTTGATTTTAAGGAACGGGAGGTAAAGGGAAGTTAGTATCGGTATAAGTCACTGGAAGAGTGACAACAATGGTTTGCTTTTGTTGAGTATTTTGTCCGGAACATTGCCCCCAAACATCAATAGAATCAGTAAGAGTTGTCTGTACAGTTTTTGTTTTATTATTATGAGAGTTAGGTTGAGCCCAAGTACCACCTAGAGCTTTATTTCCAGCATCTTCCAATTCTTCTAGAGAAAAAGGTTGTATAACAACATTTTGCGAGTAGGAGATAGCGTTAGTTGGTTTGTCAATTAAAACCGTTAATTGCTGAGCTTTTGGTTGAAAGGAAAGATGAGCTACCTTTTGTCCGGGAGGACAACTCATCTTTACACTAAACTTCATATCTAAATTCCCTGACTTATTCGCTAGCACGTGTTGACCGCAGTCTAAACCACAGCTACCATGCTTCATAGGAACATTGGCTTTGGCATTACCAATCTGCACTATAGTTGGCTGATAACTGGACTGAGGTGCTTTGAAATCTTTTAAATCTTTTGCCTGGGGAATTAAAGAAAGTGCAGATGCATGAGTAGAAATTGAGGCTATAGTTAAAGCTGTTAGTGTTAGGGAAGCGATTGTCGATCTCATATTTATCTATCCTAATGAATCTTGTTAGAGAAGAAAGTTTTTCTTTCCCCTTCACTTTCCCCATATGTTCGCCTCTATTGTTTTATGCATGTCAACTTTAGAGCATTGGTAAATGACTTCCTTGGTACTCGAAAAGCTTAAGCGATCGCTGTAATACCCATCACCCAGAGCGATCGCTCAATCTAAACTAGCTCAATGCTTTACAAATCTTGCGATCGCTCTCACTCACGTTTGGATTATTTTCAAGGTAATTCTTGAGCTTTTTGCATCCCTGCTGCACGAGATCGTCTAAGTCTAAATTCCAAAGCATCATGCCAGCATTCCCACCACTGACCAACAGTTTACCATCCGGACTGAAGCTGATGCTATTCACTTCACCTCTGTATCCCGATAGTGTTTTTAGCAACGTACCATTCATGGTGTTCCATAGCTTGATAGTACCATCAGCGCTACCAGAAGCAAGTATCTGACCGTTTGAACTGAAACTCAAACTTTTTACACCGTTTGTATGTCCTGTTAGCGTACTTATTAACCCACCATCTGTAACTTTCCACAGTTTGATGGTGTTGTCCCAACTTGCTGAAGCTAAGATTTTGCCATCTGGACTGAAACTCAGGTGTGCGATCGCTAAACTATGACCTTTCAAAGTTTTCACCAAAGTGCCATCTACACGCCAAAGTTTCACAGTATTATCATAGCTACCAGAGGCTAACATCTTACCATCCGGGCTAAAATCCACACTAGTTACCTCATCATTATGCCCTAACAGTGTTTTTAATAACTTGCCATCAGCAAGACGCCACAGCTTAATTGTTTTATCTGCACTTCCAGAAGCGATGATTTGATTATCTGGGCTGAAACTGATACTATTGACTCTTTTTTCATGCCCCGTTAATCTTTGAATGAACTGGTTATTTATTAAATTCCAAATCTTAATACTTTTATTGTCACCTGCTGTTGCTAAAGTTTTGCCATCAGGACTAAAGACCGCATCATAAATAATATCTTGTTTGGTCTTAAAAACTTTAACTAAAGATGCATTTACAATTTGCTTTTGCTGCCATAATTTGACTTCTCCATTCCATCCAGCAGAGGCAAAAACTTTTCCATCCGGGCTAAAACTTACACTATAAATACCTTCTTCTTGCGATATTATACTATTGTTTAAGTTCCAAAATCGAATTGTTTTATCATCACTGGCAGAAGCAAGAATTTTACCATCAGGGCTAAAATTCACATCTCTAACTTGTTCATCATGCCCTTTAATAGTTGCTAACAAAGTACCATCTATACTCCAAAGCTTAATAGTACCGTCAGCAGCAGCAGAAGCAACAATCCGACCATCTGGGCTAAAACTAATACCGTTGACTGGCTGAGTATGACCCTTTTGACCCCCCAGAGTTTGCCATAATTGACCGTCGAGCTTCCATAGATTTATAGTTCGATCGCCACTAGCAGAGGCGATGGTTTTACCATCAGGGCTAAATTTGACACGGGTAACTCGGTCTGTATGTCCGGAAAAAGTTCTCATTAACTGACCATCTGCTACATTCCACAGTTTGACAATGTTATCTTCCCCACCAGAAACAAGAAACTTTCCATCCGGACTAAAGCTAACACTATTCACCCAACCGTTATGGGCATTCCATGTCTTAATTAGCTTGCCATTCATGCGCCAGAGTTTCACAGTTTTATCTCGGCTTGCAGATGCAATTATAAAATCTCCTCTTTGTTTTACCTTTTGAGATTGAGACACCAGAGAAGTCGTGACATTAGGGCTAAAACTAACACTTGTAACGATATCGCTGTGTCCTGTCAAAATTTCAACTAACTTGCCATCAATAGAGTATATTTTGATAGTTCGATCGGTACTTGCAGAGGCGAGAAACTTCCCATCCGGACTAAAAGCGATACTCGTCACTCTATCTTGCTGCGCTGGGAAAGTAGAGATTAATTTGCCCTCAGCACTCCATATCTTTATAGTAGAGTCATCGCTAGCAGAGGCGAGAAGTTTACCCCCCGGACTAAAACTTACGGCGTTCACTTGTTGGGCGTGACTTTGCAAGCGGTTAATCTCTTGAGTTTGGTAAACTGCTTGCTGGAGAGTCGCCACAGTTGCTAGCTCGACATCTCGTGCAGGTGCAAAAACTTGCTTAAACTGTTCCCCAGCTTTCACGCTTGCGATTAATGCTTCCATCTGGCGATTGGATAACAGTAGCGCTTCAGACGATGCATTCAAAGCAGCAACTTCCCCAACCTGGGCTGCTTGTTGTTTGAAGTAAGCCAATCCACCAAAACCCGTTGCAGTCACTCCAAGTACGCCGATCGCAGCAACAGCCCTTTGAGCTTGTCGCAATCGCTTTTTCTGCTCGAGTTGTTGTCGCTGTCTTTCTTCCAGACAAGCCGCAATATACTGTTGGACATCGTGAGACAATTCATCCGTGTATTTGACATAGATATCTTCCGCCTCAGCCAGACGCACGCCCCGCAATAAAAAATCAGATTGTTCGTTATTGTGCTTCCACAAAACAGCCGCTTGCTCGATTTGACGTTGCAACCGCAATTTACTGCGATTTTCCTCCAGCCACCAACGCAATGTTGACCAGTGACGAATGAGAATTTCATGAGCAACTTCTACAGTCACTGCATTTGTAGGTAGAGACAAACCAGGTAATATTTCCCCCTCATCCCCCTTGTCTCCCTTGTCCCCCCTATCCCCCCTATCCCCCTCTTCCAAATCCATCACTACTAACTTCGCCGCAGTTAAAGCTTGCAATGTTCTGTCTACCAAAGGAGCGGGATATTTTTTTACAACCAAATCCGATTTCAACACCCTTCGCTTGGTATCTTCCGTACCCTCTCCTAATTGAGTCAGCGACAGAAAAATCCAGCGAGCGCAATCCCGTGCAAGGCGATCTAAACCATCGTAAACTGCTTGTGCTTTGTGTTCTAGCGCACCTTTAATCCCCCCAAGATGCTGCTGATACGCTGCTAAAGTTAGCTCACCCTCCTGGCGGTATTCCCACAACTGTTGCAGTACAAATTCTAAAAGCGGTAAATTTCCTACAGAATCGTTTAACTCTTGTAAAAGAATTTCTACAAGTCCAGATTCGACTTTTAGACCCACTTGTTCGGCGGGGTTGACAATAACACGGTGGTAGTCATCGCGATCCAATCGGGGAGGAACCAGTACACTTGAGTGTTGCAAAAGCAAAGCCAGTTCTGGTACTTCCAAACAGGGGGCGATGAAGTCTGCTCGCAAAGTAATCACTAATTTAAACCTGTCAGAAGCATATGCGATCGCACCCAACACAAGTTCTAGAAATCGCTTTCTCTCTTCATAAGAAGCCAGAGTGAAAAGTTCCTCAAACTGATCTATCACCAAAACTACCATTGGTTCCGGTCGGCTGCGTACCCAGTAAACAAAACCCTCTATCCCCTGGTACAGCAATCCTTCTAATATAAGCTTGGGAGACGAAGAGGTCATTTCTCCCGCGATTTCCCCTCGTCCCCCTATCCCCTTGTCCTCTTGTCCCGAAGCAGCCAATCGGCGCGATAAAGCCTCTAGAGGTTGTGCGCCCGGTCTCAAACTTTTGATCCACCAATTTTCGCTACCCGGTAATTGTTTACCCGAACGCAATTGAGTCATCAATCCCGCTTGTACGACAGAAGATTTCCCACTCCCAGAAGCTCCTACCACAGCTAGGAATGAATTGCGTGCTAAGTCATTAATTAACTGTTGGGTTAAGGTTTCTCTACCGTAAAAATACTGAACATCTTCTTCCCCAAACGCTTCTAAACCTTTGTAAGGGCAAATTCCTAAGTCCAATGCTACAGCTTTGCGATCGCTGCGCGTATCGGTAAAAGCTGGTATAATTTCGATAATACCTTGCGTACCTGACAGCCAAATGTGGAGTGGAAAAGCTCCTGCTAGGTAGACTTGCAATTGAGTAATCCAACCCGCTATTGATAAGCCACTTGGTTTAGAAGCTGTTGTTAAAGTATTGACCAGAGCATCTGCAAATTGTTCTAAATTGTAACGGGGCGAATTGGCTGCAATAATACATTGCGCTTTTTCAGAACCGACTTGTAAATCTTCAATCCATTCGTGTGGGGTAAAGCGATCGCTCTCCCCCGCCAAAAAGTCTAAAATGATAATCTGTTGGGCTGCTTGAGAGCGACGCAACTGCTGTCTCAACCAAGCACGGCTCAACCAAACATCTTCAGACAGTACTAAAGCCACTTCTCCTGTCGGAGTCTCCTCCAGTCGTCCGCGCAAATATAACAATACTGTTGCTGGTTTTTCAGCTTTCTGTTGTTTTTGGTTTGGTAAATACAAAAATTCTTGAATTGCTTCTCGAACCTCTTTGGCAGTTGCTTTCCCCTGTCGGGGTAAATACTCCAACTCAAAGCCACCAGCACTACGCAAAACTTTACAAAAAGCCAGTGTTATTTGACTACCGCTCAATCCTTCAACGACAAGTGCTTGCCTTATGGGACGCGGTTCTTCAATCGCCCCAATGGAACCAATAATCAGTTCTCCAACGCCTTCTACAATTCGTTTGGGAGTTTGTAAGGGATATTCCCGAAACAACTGCGTGTCCCCTTTGCCGCGTTTTTGCTGATTGATCAGGCGCAGTTGTTGGTTCGTTTTATCTATATATTGTAGGGTTTGGTGATAAACATAGCGATAAAGACCATCAGCAGAAATTGCTCCTTGTAAATCTGCTGCTTCACCTTGCAATCCGCGCATCAAATAATAAGTAAATACTCCATGCCCTAGTTCTGGAAACTCCCAAGATTGCTGATCGGTATCGCAAGAAAGCAGGGCATAAAATCCCTTACTCATGGCAGCGACTTTCTGCAAAACTTCCACCAGTTGACGCGTAGCATTCAGTAAAGGTTCTGCTACAGTTGCGCCCCTAAGTGTCATACCGCCACTATGACATGCATCGAGCCATACAAGCTGATTTTGTGCATTACATTTCCCCAATAATTGCAAAAGTTCCTGTATGGCTAAACCCGTATTGAGTATGTCATCTTTTTGAGTATTTGCCAAACATAGGAATGTTTGATGAGTGTTTGGCACGAATATCCCATGACCGGAGAAATAAAAGAGAATTGTGTCTTGTGGGCGAGCCGCAGTAGAGATTTCTTGAAGGCTAGCACGGACAGTTTCTAAGTAAGGTAATTGTGGGGCAAAATCATGGTAAATTTTTATTTCTTTTTGCGGAAAATGCTCGGTTGCTCCCACCAAAGCTTTCGCTAACCCCTGACAATCCACTGCTGAGTAATTCAAATTTGGGAGTCGCTCATCTTGGTAGTGGTTGACTCCCACCAATAGCAGCCAAAGTTTGGCAGCACTTGTTTGTTGAGTGTAAGTTGAGCGACTCGTACCAACTGCACGCGGACACATTTTATTCTATAGGTCTCCTATTCTATACGTAGCTAAAACGACTAAAAGGGGCAAGACTCCGAGCTACAAGACAATTCTTAATGTATTGCAGCTTAACTGAGAACCGCTATATTTCGGAACAAATTATAAGCTCTTTGTAGTAAAGTTTTGGGGAAGCGTCTTTGCTCGACCCATTTGTTCTTTAGGTCAGCTTGCGTATTTTTATGCACCCTCGAAATAACCTTGTTGAAATCTTTTCGACTTTTTTAGTATTTGCCGACGATCGCTTCTGTCGTTGGGTAACGGATGCTAAGCTCCGTCGTAGTATAGCAAATGCACTACAGCAAACTCCACAAGAAACGGACGAAGACGTTTGGATTGGCTTTTTTTACGATCGATTACACAAATCTTCATCAGCAAGACTTGCCAAAGAACATACTATCGCTTACTTACAAGAACCCTGCTACTGGACATCTCAAAAAATAGTTGCTAGCTTTGCCACAACCCAGTACAAGCTATCGGACTGTTTTCAAATAGCAATTACCCAAGTTGATAAAATCCTCAAAGGTTTTAACCCCAATAGCGGTTCTAGGTTAAAAAACTATGCCAGTACAGTCTTTGGGGCTGCTATTCGTGAAACTTTCAGACAGCGTCATGAAATAGATATTTGTACGGATTGGGGACTCTTAAGAAAAATTAGTAAAAAGCGTTTGGAAGAATCATTGCAAGCCGAGAGCTTACCTAAAGACAAGATTGTTGCTTACATGAGTGTCTGGAACTGTTTCAAGTTGCTTTACGTACCGAGTCAAGCTCATAGCAGCCGTCAATTATCGAAACCAGATAATCAAACTTGGGAAGCGATCGCTAAAGCTTACAACTCACAAACCCATCAGCAAGTTAATCCCCAAATGTTAGAAGCTTGGCTGCTTGCTTGCGCCAAAGCTGTACGTAGGTACCTTTATCCCAATGTTGCTTCTTTCAATGCTCCCATTAATTCAGAAGATTCTGGTGAGTGGTTAGATAATATACCAGCCGATGAACTAGACTCGCCCCTCGCTTATACGATCGCCCAAGAAGAACAACAGTTAAGAGTCTCCCAACAATCTGAGATTCATAACGTATTGAGAGAAGCGCTGACCCAATTAGATCCGCAAGCTAGAGAAATTTTGCAACTCTACTACGCTCAAGGATTGACTCAACAACAGATTGCCAAACAACTCCAAGTTCAGCAATATACTGTTTCGCGCCGATTGACCAAAACTAGAGAAACCTTGCTGAAGTCTTTAGCGAATTGGAGCCAAGAACACCTGCATATTTCTATTACACCAGACATACTTAAAACTACGAGCGCTGTAATGGAGGAATGGCTGCAATTTTACTACACCCAAAATAAAAATCAAAAAGCTGTTTAACCTTTTCTTGCTCTGTAAAAACACTTAATCCCTAAAATAATCGCCATGACTGGAAACCCCACTGTTTTTACCTTTACTTCACCGACTCACCTGATTTTGGAAGTACCAGAAAACGTTCAGAATCAGATTTGGCAAGAAAACACGTCTTTTTCCAATCAAACTTCTCGCTATCAAGCGTATATCAATCAAATTTGCCTTTTTGCTGTCTTAGCCTGGTTGCAAGAAGACTTAGCACCGCACGCAAAGCCTTGGCTGGGTAGTGCTGCTTTACCCAGTTTCTGGGAATTTGTCAGTGGAACTGCGATCGCCATCAATGAAACTCGGTTGATTTTGGTTCCCAGTGAAGAAATGGATATGAGTGAATTGCGAATCGCACAAGAATGGGTAGATATACCAAGTTGGGCTGGGGATTATTATCTAGCAGTACAAGTCGAACCAGAGGATGAATACGTAAAAGTTTGGGGCTACTGTACTCACGAACAACTCAAAAGAAAGGGGAGTTATGACGCCAGCGATCGCACTTATTCTTTAGAAGCAACAGAGATTGTTGAGGACATCAGTACTTTAGCAGTCGCATATCAACTTTGCCCGCAAGAAGTGACACGGAGTACCATCCAACCATTACCGACTTTATCACAAGAGCAAGCACAGAACCTCATTTCTCGTTTGGCAACAAGCGAGATTGTTTCACCAAGGATGGAAATCCCTTTTCAACTTTGGGGTGGATTAATGGAGCATGGGGGATGGCGCAAAAGCTTATACCACCGACGCTTGGGACTGCAAGAAGAGTGGTCGCTTCTCGCTTGGCTGGAAAACGGTATTTCTCAAGTGGGGGAAGCCCTTGGATGGGAAAGGTTCAATTTACAACACAGTGCAGCCGGAGCCAGAAGTACGGAAGAAGAAAGACAATTAGATACCTTCTTCTCTCGTCAGTTGTCCATCGCAGGTCAATCTTACGAACTGAGGATATCACCAAAACAACAAGAAGAGGCGATTGTTTGGCGCTTTGAGTTGCGTAATGCTGTGGAAGAATTGGCTATTCCTGGTGGTTTTACACTCAGACTTTTGACCGAAGATTTGCAGCCATTTCCCAATAATGAAGATGTAGCGACAACTACGGTCAAACAACTGTTTGTGGAAGTCGCTCTAGAACCACAAGAAGGTATAGTTTGGGAAATAACACCTTTTCCTGAAAACTATGAGCGAGAAATTCTGAGATTTTAAAAATTTTTTGATTCCTAGTATTGAAAATTGCTTTCTATTGCTATTCTGTTTGGATTTTTTATGCAAAAGTTTAGTAAGATTTAGTGTATCATTGCAGATTTTTGAGAAAATTAAGAATTTTTAGAAAAATTCAGGTCAGAATTGGTCATCTTTAAGCGTGGGATGGGTGCGCTTGCGGTTGCAGCCGAAGAGCGATGGCATACACAGCGCCTAAAATGAAAAAAATGTGCGTCTTTCATACATTACTAGCGGCGATTTTTGCGGCTAGTCGGAGGCTCACATCTTGCACCAAAGTATTAATACTAGATTTTTGCATTTTTAATAAACATATATTTTTATCAATAACACGAAAAATTGGAATTTCTAGCCTGCGTAGGCAGGCTTCGTTTGTATAGCCTCACCCTTATAGGGTGTAGGTGCAAGATATCGGTTAGGGGGGAGCGAACATTTATTGGTGCGTCTATATAATTATTATGCCAGTCATCTTCACACCATTGCCACACATTCCCGTGCATATCGTACAAACCAAAAGCGTTAGGGGGAAAAGAACTTACATCTGTGGTTTGATCTCGCAACTTTCCCTTTGGTGCAGCACCTAATATATAGTGTGTTTGAACTCGCACATCTAGCAGCACTTCGCGATCGCGATCGCCAAACAACAACAATGATGTTCTTGACCGACTTAGCACATCGTTGTTTAGTTTTCCGTATATTCAAACAGGAGTTCCTGAGAATGCTTGATATATTAGGATTGAAAAAAGATTATACCTAAACTTTCCGTATAATAAATAGCTAGGCAGCGAGAAAAAGCCGAACATCTCGATCGCGGTTAAGCGTTCATGGACGGCACGACAACTGTTTCACAATCTGCTGGGGTGTTAGTACACTTGTCTTGCAAGGGAGCAGTAAGCACATGGAAAAGATCGTTATCGTGAAATGGAGAATTAAGGAGTCGGAAACGTCTCGGGTCCTGAAATTGCTACCGGAACTGGCCGAGAAGACCAGATCGGAGGAAGGCAACATTGCCTACACAATTTATCAGTCGGAAAACGATCCTTGCGAACTCATTCTTTGCGAACACTACACCGACACCGCTGCCGCAGAATCTCACAGGCAATCGGAACACTATAAAAGAATCGTTGCAGAAGAGATAATCCCCTATCTTGAAGACCGCGAGGTGATATCGGTGAAGAAGCTTGTTTAAAGCTCTGTCCTAAACCGAACCAAACAATAAGGAGAAACTATGTCAAAGAAGATTCTTATTATCGTATCGAACGCATACACCATCGGTCCGAACAACCGAAGGACGGGAAATTTCCTGCCGGAGGTCGCACATCCTTATGCTGAATTCGACAGAGCAAAATACCAAATTGATTTCGCAAGTCTCACCGGAGATACACCGTTTTTGGATGCGCTCAATCTTGCTGACGATCCTGACAACCTAGCCTTTTTGGTAGGAAAAGGGTGGGCCGCAATGCAGAAAGCGAAGAAGCTCTCAAACGTGGACGTTAGCCAGTACGATGCCATCTTTATACCTGGCGGTTTGGCACCGATGGTCGATATGCCTGAGCATCCGCTCCTCAAAAAGGTTGTGAAAGAGACATACGAGCGGGGTGCTGTTGTTGGGGCCGTTTGTCATGGTCCAGTTTCGTTGCTGAACGTCAAGTTGAGCAACGGCACTCTCCTGCTCGCTGGGAAGAATATCAGTTCATTTACAAACGACGAAGAAGAAAACTACGCAAAAGATGATGTGCCTTTCGAGTTGGAAACGGCGCTCACCAAACAAGGCGCACTTTTCCACAAGACGGCACCCTGGCAAGCATTCAGCATTGCCGATGGAAATCTCGTTACCGGACAGAATCCTGCTTCTGCCAAAGGTGTCGCAGAGAAGATGATCGCGCTCTTGGAGTCTGCTTGAGGCAGCATCGTTAAGACGGTGCTCGGTCGCTGCATAAGGGTGACCGCCGAGAGGTAGAGTTGAGGGGAGAAAGAAATATTTGATTGTTATCTAATGTGCGTTCATCGCACCTATTCCTAATAAGAACGTTAACTGTAGGTATCTTCAAACGCACAAAGCGCCCTCCTTTTAGGAGAGCGCCTTTTATCTAGTCTTGATGCTTTTTAGTCGCGTACTGCTATGATTAGCCGTTGATAGCAGGAGCGCTTTGAGCAACAGGTGCAGCTTCAGTTGCAGCTAAGTCGAGAGGGAAGTTGTGAGCGTTGCGCTCGTGCATCACTTCCATACCGAGGTTAGCGCGGTTGAGGATGTCTGCCCAGGTGCCGATAGCACGACCTTGTGAGTCAATTACCGACTGGTTGAAGTTGAAGCCGTTGAGGTTGAACGCCATGGTGCTGATGCCCAGTGCGGTGAACCAGATGCCTACTACTGGCCATGCTGCCAAGAAGAAGTGCAAACTGCGGCTGTTGTTGAATGATGCGTATTGGAAGATCAAGCGACCGAAGTAGCCGTGTGCTGCGACGATGTTGTAGGTCTCTTCTTCTTGTCCGAACTTGTAACCGTAGTTCTGTGACTCGGTTT
It encodes the following:
- a CDS encoding DUF1822 family protein — protein: MTGNPTVFTFTSPTHLILEVPENVQNQIWQENTSFSNQTSRYQAYINQICLFAVLAWLQEDLAPHAKPWLGSAALPSFWEFVSGTAIAINETRLILVPSEEMDMSELRIAQEWVDIPSWAGDYYLAVQVEPEDEYVKVWGYCTHEQLKRKGSYDASDRTYSLEATEIVEDISTLAVAYQLCPQEVTRSTIQPLPTLSQEQAQNLISRLATSEIVSPRMEIPFQLWGGLMEHGGWRKSLYHRRLGLQEEWSLLAWLENGISQVGEALGWERFNLQHSAAGARSTEEERQLDTFFSRQLSIAGQSYELRISPKQQEEAIVWRFELRNAVEELAIPGGFTLRLLTEDLQPFPNNEDVATTTVKQLFVEVALEPQEGIVWEITPFPENYEREILRF
- a CDS encoding type 1 glutamine amidotransferase domain-containing protein, coding for MSKKILIIVSNAYTIGPNNRRTGNFLPEVAHPYAEFDRAKYQIDFASLTGDTPFLDALNLADDPDNLAFLVGKGWAAMQKAKKLSNVDVSQYDAIFIPGGLAPMVDMPEHPLLKKVVKETYERGAVVGAVCHGPVSLLNVKLSNGTLLLAGKNISSFTNDEEENYAKDDVPFELETALTKQGALFHKTAPWQAFSIADGNLVTGQNPASAKGVAEKMIALLESA
- a CDS encoding formylglycine-generating enzyme family protein, with amino-acid sequence MLSRSRTSLLLFGDRDREVLLDVRVQTHYILGAAPKGKLRDQTTDVSSFPPNAFGLYDMHGNVWQWCEDDWHNNYIDAPINVRSPLTDILHLHPIRVRLYKRSLPTQARNSNFSCY
- a CDS encoding putative quinol monooxygenase, with translation MEKIVIVKWRIKESETSRVLKLLPELAEKTRSEEGNIAYTIYQSENDPCELILCEHYTDTAAAESHRQSEHYKRIVAEEIIPYLEDREVISVKKLV